The genomic segment AACGTGTCGGTATCGTCGCCAGCATCCTGATTATCGGCTTTGCGATTTCGTCGCTGATCCGCACCCTCAAAGGGGTCGATCACAACGTCATCCTGACCGCGCTGACCGACAAGAGCCCGACCCAGATCGGGATGGCGGCGCTCTGTGTTGTCGGTGCGTTCTGCACCCTGACGTTCTACGATTTCTTTGCGCTACGCACGATCGGCAAGCTGCATGTGCCGTACCGCATCGCCGCGATGTCGGCGTTCACCTCCTACGTCATCGGGCACAACCTCGGCGCCACGGTGTTCACCGGCGGCGCGATCCGGTTCCGGATCTATTCGGACTACGGCCTGTCGGCGATCGACGTCGCCAAGATCTGCTTCATCTCCGGCCTGACATTCTGGCTCGGCAATCTGTTCGTGCTCGGCATCGGCATGATCTGGCATCCAGCCGCGGCGAGCGCGATGGACCTGCTGCCCGACCAGATCAACCGACTGATCGGCGTCGCCTGTCTGGCCGGTATCGCCGCCTATTTCATCTGGCTCGCGACCGGCAAGAAGCGCCGCGAGCTCGGCCAGAACGGCTGGAAGGTGGTGCTGCCGTCGGCCAAGCTGACGCTGGTGCAGGTGCTGATCGGCGTGGTCGACCTCGGCTTCTGCGCGCTGGCGATGTACCTGTTGATGCCGTCCGCCCCCTATATCGACTACGTGTCGCTGGCGGTGGTGTTCATTCTCGCCACCCTGCTTGGCTTCGCCAGCCACGCTCCGGGCAGCCTCGGCGTGTTCGACGCCGCCATGCTGGTGGCGCTGCCGATGTTCGCCCGCGAGGACGTCATCGCCACACTGTTGATCTACCGCGTGCTGTACTTCCTGCTGCCGTTCGGGATCGCGATCTCGATTATGGGGGTGCGGGAAATCTGGCTCAGCGTGATCAAACCGTGGCAGGAACGCCGCGCCGCCTGCAACGGCAACGAGCATGCGGCGACCGCCGCTCCGGCCGCGGCGCCCGCCCGTGCTCCGGTCGGCCAGGTCGTACAGCGCTCCTCCAAGCTCTGACCGCTGCATTCGCTTGTCGACGCTGCCGAGGCCCATATTTTGGCCTCAACAGCGGCGTCAATGGCCGCGATCTCCTCATGGCCGCGTGGTGACATGTCCCGTTTCCGCTCCCTGGCGCTCCTGTTGCTGCTGACCGCGGCGGTGAGCGCCTCGTCGCTCCCCGCTTCCGCTCAAATCCCGCTGTTTGGTGGCTCGAGCAGCCCCGAACCGGCCGCCCCCGCCGCGCCGCCCCCGGCGGCAGCTCCAGCGGCGCCTGCCGCACCGCCCTCCGCCGCACCGGCCGTCGCCGCGGTGCCGGTCACCGATGGCTCGATCCAGATCGCCTGGGAGGTCCGCAACCGCTTCCGGCTGTTCCGGGAGGAACGCGATTTCCGCGAGCAGGTCGACGCGCTGAACGGGCTCACGGTGCTGGCCTCTGAGCAGACGCTCGGCCGGCAGAGCGAAGGCCGCGGCTGGGCCCGCAACGTCGTCAACCGGCTGTGCATCGACCTCACCGGCCGGGTCAACGAGCCGTGCACCCGCGACGGCGTCAAGGAGAGCTACCTCACCCCGACCGAGCACCCGGTGACGGTGCATCTCGCTGGCGCCGTCCCGATCGGCGCGATCTGCGCTTGGACGTTCGACGACGGCGACGGCCCGCGCAACGCTACCCAGGACTGTGCCGAGCCGATCAATTTCCGCGCCCGCTACGGCAAGCCGACGGTCACCACCGTGGACATCACCAGCGGAGCCGACGCGCCGCTGCGCGTCACCACCCAGATCATGGTGCGGGACTTCTTCATCGCCGGGCTGGGCGACTCGATCGGCTCGGGCGAAGGCAACCCGGATCGCCCGATCGCGCTGTCGGACGAAGGCTTCTGCTTCAAGTCGTATCTCGGCAGCGGCACCGGCCAGTTCTACAGGCCCAGCCGGGCCGGCTTCAAAGGCGGCCGCGCCTGTGAAGCGCCGGACACGCTGGCGAATTGGCAGCGCTATTCGGCGACCTGGTTCAACGCCGCCTGCCACCGCTCGTTGTACAGCTACCAGACCCGCACGGCGCTGGCGCTGGCGGTCCGCCATCCGCATATCGCCGTCACCTATCTGCCGCTCGCCTGCACCGGTGCCACCATCACGGACGGCCTGTTCGGCTCGCAGCGCGCCCGCGAGTGCTTCCGCACCAAATCCGGCACCTCGTGTCCCGGCAGCGTCGATGGACAGCTCGGCGAACTGCGCGCGGCCCTCACCGCCGCGCACCGCCGTCAGCCCGACCGCACGCTCGACCTGGTGCTGCTCTCGATCGGCGCCAACGACATCAACTTCTCCGGCCTCGTCGCCGACGTCATCGTCGACTCTCCGACCGAGCGCGTGCTGTTCCGGCGCTCCGGGGTGATCGGTTCGGTGGAAGAATCGCGCACCGCACTCGCCCGCACCCTGCCGCGGGATTTCGCCCGGCTCCGCGAGGCGCTGAAGCCGATGGTCGAGGATCTGTCGCGGGTGGTCTATGTCGCCTACGGCAATCCAGCGCTGTCGAACCGCGGCACCCCCTGCCCCGGCGGCCCGGCCGGCTTCGACATCCATCCCTCGTTCAATGCCGATCCGACCCGGCTCGGCGCCGTATCCTCGTTCGTCGATAACGAATTCCTGCCGCGGCTGAAGGATCTGGCGCAGTGCTCCAACGGGGTACTGTGCCGCGATCCGTCGACCGAGCGGATGACGTTCGTCGATTCCCATCAGCGGGTATTCGCCGACCACGGCTTCTGCGCCCGCGCCGCCACCGACCCGGAATTCGATCGCGTCTGCTTCTCGCAGAGCGGCAACAGCTTCAACGCCGACATCGTCACCGCCGGCAACTCGCCAATGACCTGCGGCGCCGGGGCGAGCAACTACCGTGCTTATCTGCCGCGCGCGCGCTGGATCCGCGACGCCAACGACAGCTACTTCGCGGCGATGACGTATCCGCAAGGCCTCGCCGCCGCGATCCAGCCGGCCGATATCCATGACGCAACCTGGGGCGTGGTGTCGGCGGTGTACGGCGGCGCGATCCATCCGACCGCCGAAGGGCACGCCGCCATGGCGGACGCCGCCTTGCCGGCCGCGGAGACCGTGCTGTCGCTGCAGCCCGGCCCCGACGTCACCAGCCAGCCTCTGCCGCCACCGGCGGGAGCCATTCCGCAGCACGCTGAGTAGGATCTTGTTGTTCTGATCATTTCTGGAAACGGGAGTAGTCGGCCTCGACCAACCCCGCCCGCCCAGGCAAATGAAAAGAGCGCCCTCCGTGGAGAGCGCTCTTTTGCAAGCTCAAAAAACTCTTACGTCCGATTCGGGAGCGAAGCGCTACTTCGCGGGCGCCATCGCGCCGCCCTTCGGGGCGGGGGCCGGCGGAGCCTTAGCCTTGCCGGCGGTTCCCGGCGCG from the Rhodopseudomonas palustris genome contains:
- a CDS encoding UPF0104 family protein, with the protein product MHRLLSALGRGFKTYIGWKRVGIVASILIIGFAISSLIRTLKGVDHNVILTALTDKSPTQIGMAALCVVGAFCTLTFYDFFALRTIGKLHVPYRIAAMSAFTSYVIGHNLGATVFTGGAIRFRIYSDYGLSAIDVAKICFISGLTFWLGNLFVLGIGMIWHPAAASAMDLLPDQINRLIGVACLAGIAAYFIWLATGKKRRELGQNGWKVVLPSAKLTLVQVLIGVVDLGFCALAMYLLMPSAPYIDYVSLAVVFILATLLGFASHAPGSLGVFDAAMLVALPMFAREDVIATLLIYRVLYFLLPFGIAISIMGVREIWLSVIKPWQERRAACNGNEHAATAAPAAAPARAPVGQVVQRSSKL